The Kribbella amoyensis genomic sequence GGCCGGCTCGGGGGCGAGACCGAGGTAGACGTCGGTGTAGTAGCGGCCGAAGGAGATCGACGGGTAGTCGCGGAAGACGCGGTAGTGGGCGTACATCAGCGCCGGGATGATCACCGCGACCCCGAAGAGCAGCGGCGCGCCGAGCCGGCGGAACCGGTCGAGGAGGTACCGCGGGCCGCCCTTGCGGTCGAAGGACGCGGGCAGCAAGTACGCCGAGATCGCGAAGAACAGGCTCATGAAGAAGGCGCCGTTGACCACCGTGAACCGGCCCAGCGGTTCCCAGCGGTCCGTGCCGGTGACGTACCACCAGTCCGGCGGCCCGAACGGCTGGGCGGCGTGGTGCAGCACCACGAGCACGACCAGCGCGACCTTCAGGTGATCGAGGAAATGCAGGCGTCCGCGCGCCGGTCGCTGTCCGACTGGATTATTTACTGTCCACATGGACAGTATCGTACGATGCGCCGTCGTGACCGGGCGACCGGAAGCGCCCCGAGCGGTACCCGCAGCCGACCCTGACTGCTGGTCAGGGCAGCGACCGGCTGCGACCATGAAGGCGAGACCCGGTCTCGCCTGTGCCCCAAGGTGTCGCTGCGCCGATGGCTGGGTCATGGGGGAGGGGATGCCTCGTGGCCGGGGACGCGGTACCGGGTGTGCACAAGGAGTCGGCGGGTCAGCGACGATTGGCGCTGTTGCTCGCGATGGCGATGTTCGTGCTGGTCGTGGACACGTCACTGATGAACGTCTCGATCTCGTCGGTGGTGCGCGATCTCGACACCACCGTGAGCGGGGTGCAGTCCGCGATCGCGCTGGAGGCGCTGGTCTCGGCCGCGTTCATCCTGATCGGCAGCAAGATCGGCGACCTGTTCGGGCGGAAGCGCGCGTACGTGCTCGGCCTGCTCGGGTACGCCGTGGGCGCGATCGCGATGACGCTGGCCCAAGGGCTGACCGCGATCATCGTGTTCTGGGCCGTGATCGGCGGGATCGGCGCGGCGTTGCTGCTGCCGGCGATGCAGTCGCTGATCCACGGGAACTTCGAGGGCGACGCGCAACGGCAGACGTACGCGCTGGTCGGGGCGTCGGCCGCGATCGCCGCCGCCGTCGGGCCGTTGCTCGGCGGGTTCATCACCACGTACCTGTCCTGGCGCGTCGGGTTCCTGCTCGAGGCGGTCATCATCGCGGTCGTCCTGTCCGGGATCCGGCTGGTCAAGGATGCGCCCTACACCGGTGAGCGGTCGATCGACCTGGTCGGGGCGCTGCTGTCGGTGGTCGGGATGGGCGGCGTCGTGCTCGGCATCCTGGTCTGGCAGGAGGGCGGCGAGTACGTCGGGCTGCTGATCGGGATCGGCGTCGTCGGGCTGGCCGCGCTGGCGTACTGGCTGGTCCGCAGGCACCGGGCCGGGAAGGCGACGTTGCTCGACCCGGAGCTGTTCAGGGTGCGCACGTTCCGGTTCGGCATCTCCGGCCAGTTGCTCCAGCAGGTCGCGCTCGGTGGCGCCATGATCGCGCTGCCGATCTACCTGCAGATGGTGCTGGAGTACAACGCGATGCAGGCCGGGCTCTCGCTCGCGCCGTTGTCGCTGAGCATGTTCGCGATCGCGCTGCTGGCCGGGAAGAAGGCCGGGAAACGCCGGCCGAGCGGCATCATCCGCTGGGGGTTCACGTTGCTCGCCATCGGTGTGGCCGGGCTGTTGCCGCTCGTCCCGCGGGTCGACTCCGGCTGGTACCTCGTCGTCCCGTTGCTGGTGGCCGGGTCGGGGCTCGGGCTGCTCGTCTCCCAGCTGAACAACTACACGCTCAGCCCGATCTCCGAGGAGCGGGTCAGTGAGGCGGCCGGGGTGAACTCGGCGGGCGGGTCGTTCGGGCTGTCGTTCGGGCTGGCCTTCACCGGCGCGATCATGCTGGCGATGCTGTCGTTCACGTTCACTTCGCTGTCCGACGACAGCACCGTGCTGCCGCCGTCCGACAAGGAGCGGGTCGCGCAGGCGCTGAACGACGACGCCGAGCTGATGAGCAACACCCAGCTCAAGGAACTGCTCGCCGACGAGCCGCCGGCGATCCAGGAGGAGATTCTCCGGATCAACACCGACGCCCGGCCGATCGCGCTCCAGGTGGCCCTGCTCATCCCGCTCGGCGCCGCGCTGCTCGGCCTGGGGAACTCGTTCCGGATGGTCCGGATCCCCGACCCGGTGCCGTCCAGCCCGGACGGCCCGGTGCCGTTGGGCTGACCCGGACCCGGGTGGCCGCCGCGGACCTCATCCGAGCTGGGTGATCCGGGCGGGCACCGGCCCCGGTACTGGTGGAGGCATCCAGGACCGAGGGGGTGGGCGGAATGGCCGACGTGCCGCGCAGTACCGAGACCGCCACCAGGCCGGCCG encodes the following:
- a CDS encoding MFS transporter, producing the protein MAGDAVPGVHKESAGQRRLALLLAMAMFVLVVDTSLMNVSISSVVRDLDTTVSGVQSAIALEALVSAAFILIGSKIGDLFGRKRAYVLGLLGYAVGAIAMTLAQGLTAIIVFWAVIGGIGAALLLPAMQSLIHGNFEGDAQRQTYALVGASAAIAAAVGPLLGGFITTYLSWRVGFLLEAVIIAVVLSGIRLVKDAPYTGERSIDLVGALLSVVGMGGVVLGILVWQEGGEYVGLLIGIGVVGLAALAYWLVRRHRAGKATLLDPELFRVRTFRFGISGQLLQQVALGGAMIALPIYLQMVLEYNAMQAGLSLAPLSLSMFAIALLAGKKAGKRRPSGIIRWGFTLLAIGVAGLLPLVPRVDSGWYLVVPLLVAGSGLGLLVSQLNNYTLSPISEERVSEAAGVNSAGGSFGLSFGLAFTGAIMLAMLSFTFTSLSDDSTVLPPSDKERVAQALNDDAELMSNTQLKELLADEPPAIQEEILRINTDARPIALQVALLIPLGAALLGLGNSFRMVRIPDPVPSSPDGPVPLG